The nucleotide sequence CCGCTAGCAAAGACTATGTCGCCGGTGGCCAAAAGGCGGACGAGGTCTACGCACGCATGCTCAAAAAGCCTGCTGCCGAGCGCATGAAGCTGCTGCGCAATGCCGAAGGCAAGCAAGGCCAGTTCTTGTGGGCCATTTTGCGCAACAGCTTCCACTACGCCGCCATCCATTTGGCATCGATTGCGGACAATGCCCGCGATGTGGATTTCTGCATGCGCTGGGGCTTTGGCATGAAGCAAGGCCCGTTTGAGCTGTGGCAAGAAGCCGGCTGGCTCGAAGTGGCCAAGATGGTGCAAGAAGACATTGACGCAGGCAAAGCCCTGTGCAAAGCGCCTTTGCCTGAATGGGTGTTCAAAGGCCCTGTGGCCGACGCCGGTGGTGTGCACACACCTGCCGGTTCGTGGAACCCCAGTACCGGCACCTTTGTGCCAGTGCGCCAGCTGCCCGTGTACCAACGCCAGCACTTCCCTGAGAGCGTGCTGGGCGCCAAAGCCCCGCAAGCTGAAACTGCGGGCAAAACCCTGTTCGAAGACGAATCCATTCGCCTGTGGACCTTGGACGACCAAGTCGTCATCGCCAGCATCAAGACCAAGATGCACGCCATCGGTGGCGGAGTCATTGAAGGCTTGTTGCAAGCGCAAGCGCTGGCTGAAAAAGACTACCAAGGCTTGGTGATCTGGTCGCCCGATGAGATGTTCTCCGCAGGCGCAGATCTGCAGTCCATGCTGCCCGCCTTCATGATGGGCGGCGCCAAAGCCATCGACGGTGCCGAAGCCGAGCTGCAAAAAGCCATGCTCAAGCTGCGCTACTCCAATGTGCCGGTCATCTCCGCCATTCGCGGCTTGGCTTTGGGCGGTGGTTGCGAACTCGCCATTTACTCCAGCCGCCGTGTGGCGGCTATGGAAAGCTATATCGGTCTGGTGGAAGTGGGCGTTGGCTTGGTTCCCGGGGCTGGCGGGCTCACCTATATTGCGCGGCGTGCTGCAGAAAATATAGCAAGCTCCACAGGCAAAGACTTGGTTCCTTTCTTGACCGAAGGCTTTACTGCCGCCGCCATGGCCAAAGTGGGCACCAGCGCGCTGGATTCCCGCAAGCTGGGCTACCTGCTCGACAGCGACATCGTGGTGCCCCACAAAGACGAGCTCTTGTTTGTGGCCATCAACGAAGCCAAGTCCATGTACGCCGCAGGCTACCGTGCGCCGCACAAGCGCCAGTTTGCCGTGGCGGGGCGCAGTGGTATTGCCACCATCAAAGGCTCATTGGTCAATATGCGTGACGGCGGCTTCATCAGCGCCCACGACTTCCACATTGCCAGCTTGATTGCTGAGGTGGTGTGCGGTGGCAATGTAGACGCGGGCACTTTGGTCACTGAGGAATACCTCATGGCCTTGGAGCGCAAAGCGTTTACCTCGCTCTTGACCCACCCCAAAACCCAAGAGCGCATCATGGGCATGATGTCCACCGGCAAACCGGTGCGCAACTGAGATGGTTGCCGTGTCTAGCACTGCGCACACCGCAGGTTCTACGCCCGAGCAAGCCAAGCCCAACCGCTTGGTGCGCTCGCTGCGCCAGCTTGACCAAGTGCCGCGCTTTGCCCGTGCTTGGGCGCGCAACGTGGTGCTGCGCCGCGCGGTGCCCTTTACCGGTACCGCAGGCTTGCAGTATGTAGAGATGGCGCCGCACCGCGTTGAGATTGCCATTGCCAACGAGCGCCGCGTGCAAAACCATATCCATGGCGTGCACGCCGCCGCCATGACGCTGCTGGCTGAAACCGCCACCGGCATGGTGGTGGGCATGAACGTGCGTGACGACTGCCTGCCGCTGGCCAAAGAGCTCAAGGTGAGCTTCAAAAAACGCACCCAAGGCGCCATGCGCGCCGTGGCGGTGCTGACCGATGCGCAGCGCGCACTCATGCAGCAAACCGACAAGGGCGAGGTCACCGTGGCGGTGCACGTCAGCGACGAATCCGGCGCGCAGCCGATTGAATGCGAATTTATCTGGGCCTGGATACCGTCCGGCCCACGCAAGAATTGAAGGAGTCCTCCATGAAACAAGTTCAAGAAGCCTACATCGTTGCGGCCACCCGCACGCCGATTGGCCGTTCCCACCGCGGCTTTTTCCGCAACACCCGCCCTGACGATTTGTTGGTCACCGCGCTGCGCGCCGCCTTGGCGCAAGTGCCCACGCTAGACCCGCAAACCATTGAAGACCTGATCTGCGGTTGCGCCATCCCCGAGGGGCAACAAGGCCTGAACATCGCCCGCATTGGCGCCGTGTTGGCGGGCTTGCCCACCAGCGTGGGTGGCATCACCGTGAACCGCTTTTGCGCGTCGGGCTTGTCGGCTGTGCAAATGGCGGCTGACCGCATCCGTGTGGGTGAGGCCGACGTCATGATCGCCGCCGGTGTGGAAAGCATGAGCATGGTGCCCATGATGGGCAACTCGCCATCTCTCTCACCCACCATGTTTGACCATGACGAAAACATCGGCATTGCCTACGGTATGGGCCTGACCGCTGAGAAGGTGGCCAACCAGTGGAAGATCAGCCGCGACGCGCAAGACGCCTTTGCCGTGGAGTCCCACAAGCGTGCCTTGGCCGCCCAAGCGCGTGGCGACTTTGCTGCCGAAATCACCCCTGTTGAGGTGGTGGACCGCAGCCCCAACCTGGAGACTGGCGAAGTCATTGAAAAGCGCCGCACCGTGAGCTTGGACGAAGGAGCCCGCGCCGATACCAGCTTAGAAGGCTTGGCTAAATTGAAGGCCGTGTTCGCTGCCCGTGGTTCGGTCACCGCAGGCAACAGCTCGCAAACGTCAGACGGCGCTGGCGCCCTGATTTTGGCCAGCGAAAAAGCGGTCAAGCAACATGGCTTGAAGCCACTGGCCCGCTTTGTGAGCTTTGCCTCCAAAGGCGTGCCTCCTCACATCATGGGCATCGGCCCGATTGAAGCCATTCCAGCTGCCTTGCGCTACGCCGGGTTGACCCAAGACGCGATTGACTGGATTGAGCTCAACGAAGCCTTTGCTGCCCAGTCGCTGGCCGTGGTCAACACCCTGGGGCTGGACCCCGCCAAGGTCAACCCCATGGGCGGCGCCATTGCGCTGGGCCACCCACTGGGCGCTACCGGTGCTATTCGCTCCGCCACGGCGATTCACGCCTTGCACCGCCACAACCTGAAATACAGCATGGTCTCCATGTGCGTAGGCATGGGCCAAGGGGCTGCCGGTATCTTTGAGCGGGTCTAAGCCGCTCACAGCAAGGGCCACCTGCGGGTGGCCTTTTTGTTGCCAGCGTCAGTGGAGCAAGGGGCAAGCGCCCAAGTCACGATAACGGAGTGCGCAGTGGAAACTTTGCAACTGGAAAGCGACAAGGGCGTGCACATTGCCCTGCGGGTGTTTGCACCCACAGGGCCTGCCCATGGCAATGTGGTGGTGGCCAGCGCCATGGGCGTGCGCCAAGATTTTTATACGCCGTTTGCCCAATGGCTGGCTAGCCAAGGCTGGCGCGTCACCACCTTTGACTATCGAGGCATGGGCGACTCCAAACCCAACACGCCGCATGGCGGCCTCCAAGGCTTTGACGCTGATCTCAACGACTGGGCGCGCGACTACGCCCATGTGGTGGACCACGCCCACGCGGCCATGCCCGCAGCACCGCTCTACCTTTTGGGCCACAGCCTGGGCGCGCAGCTGCCGGGCCTCTTGCCCAACGCCCACAAGGTCAGCGGCCTGATCAACATAGCCGCCGGTAGCGGCTACTGGCGCGACAACGCGCCGCAACTCAAGCGCGGCGTCTTGCCGTTTTGGTACCTCATAGTGCCGCTGGCTACGCGCCTGTGTGGCTACTTTCCGGGCAAGCGTTTGGGCATCATCGGCAATGTGCCGGCAGGCGTCATGCTGCAGTGGCGCAAGTGGTGCTTGAACCCCGAATACAGCGTAGGCGCAGAGGGCGAGGCTGTGCGCCGCAGCTATGCACAAGTCCGCTTTCCCATGGTCGCACTGGCCATGGCCGACGACGAGATGCTGACGCTGCGCTCGGTACAAAGCTTGTTGGCGCTGTACAGCAATGCCCCGCATGTGTTGCGCAGCGTGGAGCCTGCTGAGGTCAACCTGCGCCGCATCGGCCACTTTGGCATGTTTAAAGAAGAGCAGTTGGGCCGCATGTGGCCGCAACTGCAGCAGTATTTGCAGCAGTTTTCAGAAGGAGCTTTTGCGTGAGTTTGCATTTGTTTGACGAAGCCCTGCGCCTAGAGGCGCAGGCCGATGGCAGCTACCTAGGCCACACCCACCCGGCGTGGCACAACATGGTGGGGCCGTTTGGTGGCATCACCGCTGCCACCATGGTCTCGGCCATCACCCAGCACCCAGAGTGTTTGGGCAGCCCCGTGTCGCTGACGGTGAACTTTGCGGCAGGCATCACCCCCGGCGCCTACACGCTCAACCTGCGTGCCGCCCGCACCAACCGCTCCACCCAGCACTGGGTGCTAGACATCACGCAAACCCAGCCCGATGGCAGCAGCGCCACCGTGCTCACCGGCACCGCCATGACGGCGCTGCCGCGCGACACCTGGGCACTGAACGACAGCCCCATGCCGCAAGTCCCCGGCCCAGAGGGCATTGCGCCCGTGCCCACGCCTGAGGCGCTGGTATGGCTGGCCCGCTATGAGCTGCGCAATGTCAGCGGCCCCTTGCCCGCCAAGTGGGATGGCCGCGTGGCCTCGGACGACCATCACACCGCCAGCCAAAGCCAGCTCTGGGTGCGCGACCAGCCCGCCCGGCCTCTGGACTATCCGGCCGTCACCGCCATGAGCGACATCTTCTTCCCCCGCGTGTGGCTGCGCCGCGCCCACATGGTGCCTGCGGGCACCGTGTCGCTCACGGTGTATTTCCATGCCAGCGCGCAGCAACTGGCGCAAGCGTCTGACGACTATGTGCTGGCACAAGCCCGTGCCCAAGCCTTTAGCAATGGGTTTTTTGACCAAACCGCCCAGCTCTGGAGCCACGCCGGTGCGCTCTTGGCGACCTCACACCAGCTGGTGTACTACAAAGAGTGATTTACAGTGCGTCCTCGCATTTTTCAGAACTTTAAGAAACGAGCAACACCATGTCCGACATCTTGACCCTCACCGCCGAAGGCGTGCTGACCATCACCATCAACCGCGTGGCGAAGAAAAACTCGTTCACCAAAGCCATGTACGCCAGCCTGGCCGACACCTTGGAGCAAGCCAAGGACGACAGCGCCGTGCGCACCGTGCTCATCCAGGGTGATGTGGCCATCTTCAGCGCGGGCAATGACATTGGCGACTTCTTGAGCAACCCACCGTCTACGCAAGACGCGCCTGTGTTCCGTTTCTTGCGCGCGATTGCCACCTTTCCTAAACCGCTCGTCGCTGCCGTGTGCGGCCCAGCGGTGGGCATTGGCACCACCTTGCTGTTCCATTGCGACTTGGTGTACGCCGGTGACAACGCCGCCTTCTCCATGCCCTTTGTGAACCTGGGCCTGTGCCCCGAAGCGGGCTCTAGCCTCTTGGTGCCGCAAATGATGGGCTACCACCGCGCCGCCGAAGCGCTGCTCATGGGCGACCCCTTTATGGCCGAGGCTGCGCTCGAAGTGGGCTTGGTCAACCGCATCTTGCCGCCCACCCAAACCAATGAAATCGCCCAAGCCCAGGCGCGCAAGCTGGCCACCAAACCCTTGGCGTCTTTGTTGGAAACCAAGCGCCTCATGAAGAAGGGCCAAATGGCCCAGGTGCTGGCCGCTATCGAAGAAGAGGCTGCCTCCTTTGGCCGCATGTTGCAAGAGCCTGCTGCCAAAGAAGCCTTCACCGCCTTCATGGAAAAGCGCCGCCCCGACTTTTCTAAGGCCTAAGCATGGGCCCGCAAGGGCCTGAGTTCGCGGCGTTTAGTGGCGAAAAGTGCTGCTGGCGCCCATGGATATTGCGCAAGCAGCTATTAAATGTGTAGTGGCCTGCGCGGTTACGGCGCCCCCAGCGCCAGCACCGCCCACCAAGGGCGGGCTTCTATAACGTAAGGAGACAGACCCATGGCATCACTCGCAGGCAAAACCCTGTTTATCACTGGCGCGTCCCGCGGCATCGGCTTGGCAGTGGCCAAGCGCGCAGCGGCAGACGGCGCCAACATCGTCATCGTGGCCAAAACCACCGATGCCAACCCCAAGTTGCCCGGCACCATCTACAGCGCAGCCGCTGAGATCGAAGCCGCTGGCGGCAAGGCCTTGCCCCTGTCGGTAGACATTCGCGACGAAGCCGCTGTGCTGGCCGCCGTGGCCAAAGCGGTAGAGATCTTTGGCGGCATCGACATCTTGGTCAACAACGCCAGCGCCATCAGCCTCACCAACACCGAGGCCACGCCCATGAAGCGTTTTGACCTCATGAACGGCGTCAATGCACGCGGCACCTATATGTGCACCATGGCCTGCTTGCCGGAGCTCAAAAAGTCAGCCAAAGCAGGGCGCAACCCGCAGGTGCTCACCATGTCGCCCCCCTTGAACATGCAGGCGCACTGGTTCCAAAGCCACACCGCCTACACCATGGCCAAGTACGGCATGAGCATGTGCACGCTGGGCCACTCGGCCGAGTTCAAAAAGCACGGCATTGGCGTTAACAGCCTGTGGCCCCGCACCGCCATTGCCACCGCTGCTATGCAAATGATTCCGGGGGTAGACGTGGCCCTGTGCCGCACCCCCGACATCATGGCCGACGCGGCCTACGCCATCCTCACCAGCAGCGCTGGCGCCACCGGCAACTTCTATTTGGATGACGAGGTGTTAGCCGCCCACGGCGTGACCGACCTAGACCGCTACTCCGTCACCCCCGGCACCACCAAGTTTGTGCCCGACTTGTTTATTGATTGAGTGAGAGCGTTGGCCAGGCCCGCAGCCTGGCTGCACAGGCGTTTACGCCTGATTGGCCATGTACGCCATGACCTTGC is from Rhodoferax aquaticus and encodes:
- a CDS encoding 3-hydroxyacyl-CoA dehydrogenase/enoyl-CoA hydratase family protein → MSRFQVRKVAVLGAGVMGAQIAAHLVNVKVPVVLFDLPAKEGPKNGIVSKAIDNLKKLKPAPLGVVEDAALIGQANYEEHLEQLRDCDLIIEAIAERMDWKLDLYTKIAPYIGAHTIVASNTSGLSITKLSEALPQDIKPRFCGIHFFNPPRYMALVELINTPTTEGAYLDALEGFVTSTLGKGVVRAKDSPNFIANRVGIAGMLATMKEVENFGLSYDVVDDLTGKKLGRASSGTFRTADVVGLDTMGHVIKTLQDTLSLETDPFYESFATPTVLKTLLEMGNLGQKTKAGFFKKVGREVLRFDAASKDYVAGGQKADEVYARMLKKPAAERMKLLRNAEGKQGQFLWAILRNSFHYAAIHLASIADNARDVDFCMRWGFGMKQGPFELWQEAGWLEVAKMVQEDIDAGKALCKAPLPEWVFKGPVADAGGVHTPAGSWNPSTGTFVPVRQLPVYQRQHFPESVLGAKAPQAETAGKTLFEDESIRLWTLDDQVVIASIKTKMHAIGGGVIEGLLQAQALAEKDYQGLVIWSPDEMFSAGADLQSMLPAFMMGGAKAIDGAEAELQKAMLKLRYSNVPVISAIRGLALGGGCELAIYSSRRVAAMESYIGLVEVGVGLVPGAGGLTYIARRAAENIASSTGKDLVPFLTEGFTAAAMAKVGTSALDSRKLGYLLDSDIVVPHKDELLFVAINEAKSMYAAGYRAPHKRQFAVAGRSGIATIKGSLVNMRDGGFISAHDFHIASLIAEVVCGGNVDAGTLVTEEYLMALERKAFTSLLTHPKTQERIMGMMSTGKPVRN
- a CDS encoding DUF4442 domain-containing protein, which produces MSSTAHTAGSTPEQAKPNRLVRSLRQLDQVPRFARAWARNVVLRRAVPFTGTAGLQYVEMAPHRVEIAIANERRVQNHIHGVHAAAMTLLAETATGMVVGMNVRDDCLPLAKELKVSFKKRTQGAMRAVAVLTDAQRALMQQTDKGEVTVAVHVSDESGAQPIECEFIWAWIPSGPRKN
- a CDS encoding acetyl-CoA C-acyltransferase; translated protein: MKQVQEAYIVAATRTPIGRSHRGFFRNTRPDDLLVTALRAALAQVPTLDPQTIEDLICGCAIPEGQQGLNIARIGAVLAGLPTSVGGITVNRFCASGLSAVQMAADRIRVGEADVMIAAGVESMSMVPMMGNSPSLSPTMFDHDENIGIAYGMGLTAEKVANQWKISRDAQDAFAVESHKRALAAQARGDFAAEITPVEVVDRSPNLETGEVIEKRRTVSLDEGARADTSLEGLAKLKAVFAARGSVTAGNSSQTSDGAGALILASEKAVKQHGLKPLARFVSFASKGVPPHIMGIGPIEAIPAALRYAGLTQDAIDWIELNEAFAAQSLAVVNTLGLDPAKVNPMGGAIALGHPLGATGAIRSATAIHALHRHNLKYSMVSMCVGMGQGAAGIFERV
- a CDS encoding alpha/beta hydrolase family protein, translated to METLQLESDKGVHIALRVFAPTGPAHGNVVVASAMGVRQDFYTPFAQWLASQGWRVTTFDYRGMGDSKPNTPHGGLQGFDADLNDWARDYAHVVDHAHAAMPAAPLYLLGHSLGAQLPGLLPNAHKVSGLINIAAGSGYWRDNAPQLKRGVLPFWYLIVPLATRLCGYFPGKRLGIIGNVPAGVMLQWRKWCLNPEYSVGAEGEAVRRSYAQVRFPMVALAMADDEMLTLRSVQSLLALYSNAPHVLRSVEPAEVNLRRIGHFGMFKEEQLGRMWPQLQQYLQQFSEGAFA
- a CDS encoding acyl-CoA thioesterase → MSLHLFDEALRLEAQADGSYLGHTHPAWHNMVGPFGGITAATMVSAITQHPECLGSPVSLTVNFAAGITPGAYTLNLRAARTNRSTQHWVLDITQTQPDGSSATVLTGTAMTALPRDTWALNDSPMPQVPGPEGIAPVPTPEALVWLARYELRNVSGPLPAKWDGRVASDDHHTASQSQLWVRDQPARPLDYPAVTAMSDIFFPRVWLRRAHMVPAGTVSLTVYFHASAQQLAQASDDYVLAQARAQAFSNGFFDQTAQLWSHAGALLATSHQLVYYKE
- a CDS encoding enoyl-CoA hydratase → MSDILTLTAEGVLTITINRVAKKNSFTKAMYASLADTLEQAKDDSAVRTVLIQGDVAIFSAGNDIGDFLSNPPSTQDAPVFRFLRAIATFPKPLVAAVCGPAVGIGTTLLFHCDLVYAGDNAAFSMPFVNLGLCPEAGSSLLVPQMMGYHRAAEALLMGDPFMAEAALEVGLVNRILPPTQTNEIAQAQARKLATKPLASLLETKRLMKKGQMAQVLAAIEEEAASFGRMLQEPAAKEAFTAFMEKRRPDFSKA
- a CDS encoding SDR family oxidoreductase, whose protein sequence is MASLAGKTLFITGASRGIGLAVAKRAAADGANIVIVAKTTDANPKLPGTIYSAAAEIEAAGGKALPLSVDIRDEAAVLAAVAKAVEIFGGIDILVNNASAISLTNTEATPMKRFDLMNGVNARGTYMCTMACLPELKKSAKAGRNPQVLTMSPPLNMQAHWFQSHTAYTMAKYGMSMCTLGHSAEFKKHGIGVNSLWPRTAIATAAMQMIPGVDVALCRTPDIMADAAYAILTSSAGATGNFYLDDEVLAAHGVTDLDRYSVTPGTTKFVPDLFID